TCTATTCCACCACAAATTCAATCTTTTCTCCACTTCACAGCGGAATAGACATTCTGATAATTGACATTTCCTTGCAGAAGCTGTACTATTTTATAGAATGATTTTTCCGCTAGCGAGGTGTAATGATGGGTAAACGCGATGATATTCTTCAGGCAACCCTTGATTTGATTACTGAAGAGGGCTTACAATCTGTTACTTTTGCCAAAATATTTAAGAGCGCCAATGTCGGCTCCAGCACATTCTACCATTATTTCGAGAACAAAGAGCAACTGGTCAATGAGCTGTACCAAAAGGTCCGCATACATAAAAATGAGTTCGTTATGAACGGTTATGACCCTGGATTAACGATCTATGAGCGTGTGAAGAGTCTGCTGAAGAATACAGCCACCTACTCGCTTCACTACCCCAAAGAGGTTGATTTCACAGAGAGCTATTGCTCTTCGCCCTATATTTCCGAGGATTTGCGGAACACACCGGCTCCCTCCACCTTAGAGATTTTCTCCATCATTGAAGAAGGCCAGCGGCAGGGAATCATCCGGGAAATGAATGTGTGCCTGTGCTATCAGATGATCTACGGAATATTAATTGCTGTGATCAAAGGCTATTTGGACAGAAAGTACCCGCTTAACGAGCAGCAGATTCAGCAGACCATTGAAGCTTGCTGGCTTGCGATTAAGCTGTAACGGCGTTTCAGCGAGAGATAGAAGGATAAGTTATCGTGTGAAACCTATAACTTCTATATTTCAAATAAGGCCATCCCTTAAGCAGAACCCTGCATAAGAGACAGCCTATTCCAGCATCAGCCGGTTGATGAATACTAGACCTGCGGAACCAGATTCCGGCTCCCCGAGGACTTATAGATCTCTGCAATCAGCGTGAGCGCTTTGATGCCCTCAGCACCGTCAATCCAGAACCTGCGGTCTTCACGGATATGGGCGTAGAAATCATGAATTAACCGTGAATGCCCGGTGCCCCAGTACGATTTCCCGCCGCTGCTGATGCTCTGCGGCTCGCAGAGCAGCGTCTCCTGACCATCCTTCCACAGATACAGGCTGTCCCTGCGCTGCTGCAGGGTCCCTTGCTCGAAGACCAGCTCCAGCTCCACCGGTGAATTGGCCTGATACGCATTGGTTCCGTAGAATAGTCCGCGCGCCTTGTTCTTGAAGTCGATACACGCATGCGCGCTGTCATCGACCTCGATGACATCGTTCAGCACATCGGTGCTGACACTGCCTTTCACGGAATCAATGTCACCGCCGAACCATTGCAGCAGATCCAGGGTATGGATAGCCTGATTGATCAATACCCCTCCGCCTTCTGTAGCCCAGCGGCCTCTCCATGTACTGTTCGTGTAGTACTCCTCAGTCCGGGTCCAGGTTACCAGACCCTTCATACAGAGGAGATTGCCCAGGCTGCCGGAATCGATCACTTGTCTGATCCGCACTGAAGGTTCATTATATCGGTTCTGGAATACTACACCCAGTTGTCCTGCAGAATGCTCCGCCGCCTCCTGCATCAAGCGGGCTGAAGGCACATCCAGCGCCATAGGCTTCTCGGTTAACACATGCTTGCCCGCCTTCAGCAGCTCCACCGCCATTCCGGCATGCAGATGATGCGGCGTGCAGAGATGGACGATGCCGATATCTGCGCGCTCCAGCAGTTCCCTGTAATCTGTCAGGCCTTCACATTCGTAATCCTGAGCAGACTGTGCTGCCTGAACAGGGTCACTGTCCGCCACGGCTACCAGTCGCGCATTGTCGATGGAAGCAATGGCTCTGGCATGCAGCGGGGCAATCGCCCCGCAGCCGATAATCGCTGCTCCATTAGTATTCATCTTAACCACCTTTCGATCTTCTGCTAGCTGTCCTGCAACTATTTGAGCGTATCCGGGGTCAGATTCACCGCTTGCCGCTGCGCCTCCAGACACAGCTCAGCCGCTTTGAACGCATGCTCCTGGGTCATCGCCTTCTCCGTCCGTTCCAGGCAGTCCAGAATCAGCTCACCGAAGAACGGGAAGCCGATCTTCCCGGCCACATGCTCATAATGCTCTCCCTCGCCGTCTACCCAGTAGACATGATCCGGTGTGCTGGAGCGGCCAATATCGCTGTATTTGCGCAGTTCGATATAACCTTCTGTACCAAGAATGATCGTCCGGCCGTCGCCCCAGGTTCCGAGTCCTGACGGAGTGAACCAGTCCACGCGAAAATACTGCGTAGCCCCGTTATCCCCAACCAGTGTAGCATCCCCGTAATCCTCCAGCTCCGGGTAAGCCGGATTGTTGTAGTTGGCGACCTTGCTGTGCATTACCTTAGCATCACGGCAGCCCGCGTAGAAGAGGAATTGTTCAATTTGATGACTGCCGATGTCACAGAGAATGCCGCCGTATTTGTCACGCTGGAAGAACCATTCCGGCCGGCTTGGTGCATTTAACCGGTGCGGCCCCAGTCCCATCACCTGAAGCACACGGCCAATCGCCCCCTGCTGCACCAGCTGACCCGCATAGACAGCGCTCTCTACATGCAGTCTCTCACTGTAGTACGTCATGTATTTTCGCCCCGTCTTCTCTACCTGAAGGCGTGCTGCGGCGAGCTGGTCCAGAGAAGTGAACGGAGATTTATCCGTGAAATAATCCTTTCCGTGTGCCATCACCCGCAGACCGAGCGGACCGCGCTCCGAAGGAACGGCCGCCGCTGCTACGAGCCGGACCTCAGGATCTTCAAGAATCTCTTCAGCAGAACGTGCGGCTCTGACGCCGGGATACTTGTTCAGGAACGCTTTTACCTTCTCGGGGTCAGGATCGTATACCCACTTCAGCTCGGCACCCGCCTCTACAAGCCCGTTGCACATCCCGTAGATATGCCCATGATCCAGCGCCAACGCAGCGATTACGAATTCACCCGGTCCCACCACAGGCTTCGCCTCATGTACCGGGGCATACATCATTCCATCCTTGCGGCTCATGCCTGCACCTCCAATCTGGAATGCAGATTCTGGAGACTGATCTCCAGGCTCTCGAACGGATCACGCTGGCACACATCCTGCTCCACGATATGCCATTCCACCCCCGTCTTGCGGCAGGCCTCAATAATCGCTCCATAGTTCATATTGCCTTGGCCGATCTCGGCAAACACTGCCTTACGGTTCAGAATAGTCATATCCTTGAAATGCACGGCCTGCATTCTGCCTTCCACCTTGTGAATCCACTCTACAGGATCTCCGCCCCCGGCCTGAACCCAGTACAGATCCAGCTCGAAGCCGAAGACCTCCGGATCACTCTCCTTCAGCATCACTTCCATGCCGGTCAGACCGTCAAACCGTTCGAATTCAAAATCATGATTATGATACACAAATTGCAGGCCATGCTCTTCCTTCAGCGTACGTGCAATGCCGGAAGCCAGCTTGGCGAAGGTGCGGTAGCCTTCCTGACTGGTCTGATATTCCGCAGGCAGCGAGCCAAGACCGATGTATTTGCAGTCCCACTGCTTATGTTCGGCGGCGAGTGCATCCAGATCATTCACCAGCCGGTCCCAGGGAACGTGTGTCGCACATATTTTGAGATTAAATTCATCGGCATATTCCTTCACCAGCTTAGGGTCCATCGGACCGTTCCCGGAGATCTGGACAGCCTGGTACCCGATACTGCTCACCTTCCGCAGGCTCTCCCGCAAGGCCTCCGGCGTCTGGGTAAATTCTCGCAGAGTATACATTTGGGCGGCAATCGTTGAACGATTCATTGTATTCATCCACTCCTAGTTAAGTTTGAGTTTGCGTAAGAGTAAGGTTCGTCTAGTGGGTACCCGATACATCCAGGGCTTTCTGGCTGACCGGCGCTTTCTGAAAAGTCGAATTCTCCACCTGCTCCATCAGCTTCTCATAGAACAGTTCGCTGTCGATCGGCAGGTCCACCCAGTTGTCAGTCCACGCAGACAGATACATGGCATTGGACAGGGTCAGCCCGTGAATGCCCTCTTCCCCCGGAGCCAGCAGCGGCTCATCATGCAGGATCGCATTGGTGAAGTTGCGCAGAATGCCCTTATGCTGTTCTCCATTGCCGGCCTCCACCGGAATCTCGCATTTCCAGCACTCCGGTGCTCCGAACCCTCCGGTATATTCCGCATTAAACTTCGGCTCCGGGGTGCGAAGGCGGAAGAAGGTCAGCGTGCCGTCTTCGATGACGATTTTACCGTTGTCGCCAGTAATCTCGAACCGGTTCGTCCCCGGCGCTTCTCCTGTAGTCGTGATGAACAGCCCCGTTGCGCCATTCTCATATTCCACATAGGCGGTCACATCATCCTCAACCTCAATATTCCGGTACTTCCCGAACTGGCAAAAAGCGCGTACCCGCTTAGGCATCATCCCGGTAGTC
The sequence above is a segment of the Paenibacillus sp. FSL R7-0204 genome. Coding sequences within it:
- a CDS encoding Gfo/Idh/MocA family protein — translated: MSRKDGMMYAPVHEAKPVVGPGEFVIAALALDHGHIYGMCNGLVEAGAELKWVYDPDPEKVKAFLNKYPGVRAARSAEEILEDPEVRLVAAAAVPSERGPLGLRVMAHGKDYFTDKSPFTSLDQLAAARLQVEKTGRKYMTYYSERLHVESAVYAGQLVQQGAIGRVLQVMGLGPHRLNAPSRPEWFFQRDKYGGILCDIGSHQIEQFLFYAGCRDAKVMHSKVANYNNPAYPELEDYGDATLVGDNGATQYFRVDWFTPSGLGTWGDGRTIILGTEGYIELRKYSDIGRSSTPDHVYWVDGEGEHYEHVAGKIGFPFFGELILDCLERTEKAMTQEHAFKAAELCLEAQRQAVNLTPDTLK
- a CDS encoding TetR/AcrR family transcriptional regulator, which encodes MMGKRDDILQATLDLITEEGLQSVTFAKIFKSANVGSSTFYHYFENKEQLVNELYQKVRIHKNEFVMNGYDPGLTIYERVKSLLKNTATYSLHYPKEVDFTESYCSSPYISEDLRNTPAPSTLEIFSIIEEGQRQGIIREMNVCLCYQMIYGILIAVIKGYLDRKYPLNEQQIQQTIEACWLAIKL
- a CDS encoding Gfo/Idh/MocA family protein, whose protein sequence is MNTNGAAIIGCGAIAPLHARAIASIDNARLVAVADSDPVQAAQSAQDYECEGLTDYRELLERADIGIVHLCTPHHLHAGMAVELLKAGKHVLTEKPMALDVPSARLMQEAAEHSAGQLGVVFQNRYNEPSVRIRQVIDSGSLGNLLCMKGLVTWTRTEEYYTNSTWRGRWATEGGGVLINQAIHTLDLLQWFGGDIDSVKGSVSTDVLNDVIEVDDSAHACIDFKNKARGLFYGTNAYQANSPVELELVFEQGTLQQRRDSLYLWKDGQETLLCEPQSISSGGKSYWGTGHSRLIHDFYAHIREDRRFWIDGAEGIKALTLIAEIYKSSGSRNLVPQV
- a CDS encoding sugar phosphate isomerase/epimerase family protein, with amino-acid sequence MNRSTIAAQMYTLREFTQTPEALRESLRKVSSIGYQAVQISGNGPMDPKLVKEYADEFNLKICATHVPWDRLVNDLDALAAEHKQWDCKYIGLGSLPAEYQTSQEGYRTFAKLASGIARTLKEEHGLQFVYHNHDFEFERFDGLTGMEVMLKESDPEVFGFELDLYWVQAGGGDPVEWIHKVEGRMQAVHFKDMTILNRKAVFAEIGQGNMNYGAIIEACRKTGVEWHIVEQDVCQRDPFESLEISLQNLHSRLEVQA